From a region of the Candida albicans SC5314 chromosome 1, complete sequence genome:
- the PDX1 gene encoding Pdx1p (Pyruvate dehydrogenase complex protein X; essential component of the mitochondrial pyruvate dehydrogenase complex; role in the respiratory pathway; protein present in exponential and stationary growth phase yeast; Spider biofilm repressed) has translation MLRAAFTRRTVNQIRAFHGSSIYYAASVFKMPAMSPTMSEGGIVSWKVKPGDTFSAGDPILEVETDKATIDVEAADDGKLWEILVNEGTSGVPVGKPIAFLAEQDDDLSTLEKPSIEDVKQETQAPAPQEKNPEEKTTKKEVKQSAPREVSTGSSVLQKANPNQKLSPAVELLLHENNISNEDAFAKIRASGPKGRILKGDVLAYLGKIDTGVVVELTEFLKSREHLDLSKIMLAEPSKTEESTESKSSKEEKAKVEKPKPKNILSVELTSNLGEDISQSKFKFAFEKSISAAIRQTYASKFPQFAQSPTASSIYDKYDVFDEILSAPVTKNRFEVFDIKYKFYGEESSKNKVSADSFDELLGLSTPVQYLETGSSNVNVSFKIKFDDKLQDSKLFVENFENSLLSQIPANKLKITN, from the coding sequence ATGCTTAGGGCAGCTTTCACCAGAAGAACAGTAAACCAAATACGTGCATTTCATGGCtcatcaatttattatgcCGCATCTGTGTTTAAAATGCCAGCAATGTCTCCCACCATGAGTGAAGGTGGTATTGTTTCTTGGAAAGTGAAACCAGGTGATACTTTCAGTGCAGGAGATCCTATTTTGGAAGTAGAAACTGATAAGGCCACCATTGATGTCGAAGCAGCCGATGATGGTAAATTATGGGAGATTTTAGTCAATGAAGGGACCTCCGGAGTACCAGTTGGTAAGCCAATTGCCTTTTTAGCAGAACAAGATGACGATTTAAGCACTTTGGAAAAACCAAGCATAGAAGATGTCAAGCAAGAAACTCAAGCTCCCGCTCCACAGGAGAAGAACCCCGAAGAAAAGACTaccaaaaaagaagttaaaCAATCAGCACCACGTGAAGTTTCTACTGGCTCAAGTGTGCTTCAAAAAGCCaatccaaatcaaaaattgtcTCCAGCAGTAGAGTTATTGTTAcatgaaaataatatttccAACGAAGATGCCTTCGCGAAAATCCGAGCTTCAGGACCAAAAGGGAGAATTTTGAAAGGTGACGTATTAGCCTATCTCGGAAAGATTGATACAGGTGTAGTTGTTGAGTTAACTgagtttttgaaatcaagaGAACATTTGGACTTGTCTAAAATAATGCTTGCAGAACCATCAAAGACAGAAGAATCAACTGAATCCAAATCTAgcaaagaagaaaaggcaaaagttgaaaaaccaaaaccaaaaaatattctttcAGTTGAATTAACTTCAAACTTGGGTGAAGATATTTCGCAatctaaattcaaatttgcttttgaaaaatccaTTTCTGCAGCTATCAGACAAACATATGCTTCCAAATTCCCACAATTTGCTCAATCCCCTACTGCATCCTCAATTTACGACAAATATGACGTGTTTGATGAAATACTTTCTGCACCAGTTACAAAGAATAGATTTGAAGTTTTTGATATCAAGTACAAGTTTTACGGTGAAGAATCTTCTAAAAACAAGGTTTCAGCAGATAGTTTTGATGAACTTTTGGGTTTGCTGACTCCTGTCCAGTATTTGGAAACTGGGTCTTCTAATGTCAATGTTCtgttcaaaatcaaatttgacGATAAATTGCAAGATTCCAAATTGTTcgttgaaaattttgaaaactctTTACTTTCACAAATTCCAGCCAACAAGTTAAAGATCACAAACTAA